Proteins from one Cicer arietinum cultivar CDC Frontier isolate Library 1 chromosome 3, Cicar.CDCFrontier_v2.0, whole genome shotgun sequence genomic window:
- the LOC101498482 gene encoding hydrophobic protein LTI6B: MGTATCVDIILAIILPPLGVFLKFGCNVEFWICLILTILGYLPGIIYAIYAITK, encoded by the exons ATGGGTACAGCAACCTGCGTCGATATCATTCTTGCTATCATCCTTCCTCCTCTTGGTGTCTTCCTCAAGTTTGGCTGCAAC gtTGAGTTCTGGATCTGTTTGATACTTACCATTTTAGGCTATCTTCCTGGAATTATATATGCCATCTATGCTATAACTAAGTGA
- the LOC101498154 gene encoding pentatricopeptide repeat-containing protein At3g49170, chloroplastic-like — MKFRLRLTKLASYGRPFPNFQQFSSALHPNNVVTWTTLITQLSHLNKPFQALTHFNRMRNTGIYPNQFTFSAILPSCAHTKLLTHGQQMHSLIFKHGFLNDTFVATSLLDMYAKCLNMFFAEKVFDEMYHRNLVSWNAMIVGFLKNKLYGRAIGLFREVLCQDSLDPDQVTFSSVLSACAGVVDLNFGIQVHGNIVKRGLISLVYVNNSLVDMYCKCGMFDDATKLFYSAGDRDVVTWNVMIMGCIHNENFEQACRFFNAMVREGVVPDGASYSSIIHASASIAALAQGSLIHAHVLKTGHMKNACVSSSLVTMYGKCGNLFDAYRVFQETEDRNVICWTAMIAVCHQHGCANEAIELFEEMLKESVVPEYITFVSVLSACSHTGKVDDGFKYFNSMANIHNIKPGPEHYACMVDLLGRVGRLEEAWNFIESMPIKPDSSVWGALLGACGKYGHVEMGREVAERLFKLEPDNPGNYVLLSNIYTRHRMLDKADEVKRLMGINKVRKDIGCSWIDVKNKTFVFTVNDRSHSRTRDIYEMLQNLKELIKKRGYVAEKQFATNIVEGSEEQSLWCHSEKLALALGLLVLPAGSPIRIKKNLRTCGDCHTVMKFASEIFRREIIVRDINRFHRFTNGSCSCRDYW, encoded by the coding sequence ATGAAATTTCGTTTGCGGCTAACAAAGCTAGCAAGCTATGGAAGGCCgtttccaaatttccaacaaTTCTCTTCAGCCCTTCACCCCAACAACGTTGTTACTTGGACAACCCTCATCACCCAACTCTCCCACCTCAACAAACCCTTCCAAGCCTTAACCCATTTTAACCGCATGCGAAACACTGGCATATACCCAAATCAATTCACTTTCTCAGCAATCTTACCCTCATGTGCTCATACCAAACTCCTCACCCATGGTCAACAAATGCACTCTTTGATTTTTAAACATGGCTTTTTAAATGATACATTTGTAGCCACCTCGTTACTTGACATGTACGCTAAGtgtttgaatatgttttttgcTGAGAAGGTGTTCGATGAAATGTACCATAGAAATCTTGTTTCTTGGAATGCTATGATTGTTGGGTTTCTGAAAAACAAGTTGTATGGTCGTGCTATTGGACTTTTCAGGGAGGTTCTTTGCCAAGATTCACTTGATCCCGATCAAGTGACTTTTTCAAGTGTGTTGAGTGCTTGTGCTGGTGttgttgatttaaattttgGGATTCAAGTGCATGGGAATATTGTTAAGCGTGGTTTGATTTCTTTGGTTTATGTGAATAACTCTTTGGTGGACATGTATTGTAAATGTGGAATGTTTGATGATGCAACCAAGTTGTTCTATAGCGCAGGAGATAGAGATGTTGTTACGTGGAATGTGATGATCATGGGATGCATTCACaatgaaaattttgaacaaGCTTGCCGGTTTTTCAATGCCATGGTAAGGGAAGGCGTAGTACCTGATGGGGCTTCATACTCTTCCATTATTCATGCTTCTGCAAGTATTGCAGCATTGGCACAAGGCTCCTTGATCCATGCCCATGTACTAAAAACTGGGCATATGAAAAACGCTTGTGTTTCGAGTTCATTGGTGACAATGTATGGCAAATGTGGGAACTTGTTTGATGCTTATAGGGTCTTCCAAGAAACCGAGGATCGTAATGTGATCTGTTGGACGGCCATGATAGCAGTTTGCCACCAACATGGCTGTGCAAATGAAGCAATTGAGTTATTTGAGGAGATGCTTAAAGAGAGTGTTGTGCCAGAATACATTACTTTTGTCTCTGTGCTGTCAGCATGCAGCCATACTGGAAAGGTTGATGATGGTTTTAAGTACTTCAATTCTATGGCTAACATCCATAACATTAAACCCGGACCTGAACATTATGCTTGCATGGTTGACTTGCTTGGTCGTGTTGGTCGATTGGAGGAGGCATGGAACTTTATTGAATCGATGCCGATTAAGCCTGACTCGTCTGTTTGGGGGGCTTTGCTCGGAGCATGTGGAAAATATGGTCATGTTGAAATGGGGCGAGAGGTTGCGGAGAGGCTTTTCAAGTTGGAACCAGATAATCCAGGTAACTATGTGTTGCTTTCTAATATCTATACACGACACAGGATGTTGGATAAAGCTGATGAAGTCAAGCGATTGATGGGGATCAATAAGGTAAGGAAAGATATTGGATGTAGTTGGATCGATGTTAAGAACAAGACTTTTGTATTTACTGTGAATGATAGGTCACATTCAAGGACACGTGATATTTATGAGATGTTGCAAAATTTGAAGGAGTTGATAAAGAAGAGAGGATATGTGGCTGAGAAGCAGTTTGCAACTAACATTGTAGAAGGGTCTGAAGAGCAGAGTTTGTGGTGTCATAGTGAGAAATTAGCTCTTGCATTAGGTCTTCTGGTTCTCCCAGCTGGATCTCCAATAAGGATAAAGAAGAATTTGAGGACTTGTGGTGATTGTCATACTGTTATGAAGTTTGCTTCTGAGATTTTTCGAAGGGAAATTATTGTGAGAGATATCAACAGGTTTCACCGATTCACAAATGGCTCGTGCTCTTGTAGAGATTATTGGTGA